From the Fibrobacter sp. UWEL genome, one window contains:
- a CDS encoding dihydroneopterin aldolase, with protein sequence MVIEAGKISLKDLSFDCIIGTLPYERTNEQPIVLNVSLWLDFTLAARNEDLAHSIDYAQLAEDLKRFIRLSCFQLEETLVVETGKYIIDHYPKAEMVEVSVRKPLAIPDCVGAESTIRIRR encoded by the coding sequence ATGGTAATTGAAGCCGGTAAAATCTCCCTGAAGGATCTTTCCTTCGATTGCATCATTGGCACCCTCCCCTACGAGAGAACCAACGAACAACCGATCGTACTAAACGTCTCCCTCTGGTTGGATTTTACCCTGGCTGCCCGTAACGAAGATCTGGCACATTCCATAGACTATGCCCAACTGGCGGAAGACCTGAAGAGGTTTATCCGCCTTTCTTGTTTCCAGCTGGAAGAAACCTTGGTGGTAGAAACAGGCAAGTACATCATTGACCACTACCCCAAGGCAGAGATGGTAGAAGTATCCGTCCGTAAGCCTCTGGCTATTCCAGACTGCGTAGGAGCGGAATCCACCATTAGAATCCGCCGTTAA
- the pgk gene encoding phosphoglycerate kinase, with amino-acid sequence MAKLSIEDLELAGKRVFIRVDFNVPQDKVTGEITNTKRIEAALPTIKYALDKGASVVLASHLGRPNGEVNPKFTLAPVAKKLEELIGKPVKFLSDCVGAEVEAACAAAKPGDIILLENLRFHIEEEGKRKIKNADGTEEKIKADKEAVKAFRASLTKLADVYVNDAFGTAHRAHSSMAGVELPQRAAGFLMNKELKAFDAVLNNPPRPFLAILGGAKVADKIQLINNLLDKADKIIIGGGMAFTFKKVLNNIEIGSSLFDEEGAKLVPELIAKAKAAGKEIILPVDYVAADKFAADAATKAVSDAEGIPAGWMGLDVGAESTKLFVDAIKSSKTIVWNGPAGVFEFEAFEKATKAMADAIVEATAAGAITVIGGGDTATAAKKYGADKKVTHTSTGGGASLELLEGKELPGVAFLSDK; translated from the coding sequence ATGGCAAAGCTTTCTATTGAAGATCTCGAACTCGCTGGCAAGCGCGTGTTCATCCGTGTCGACTTCAACGTTCCGCAGGACAAGGTCACTGGTGAAATCACCAACACCAAGCGTATCGAAGCTGCTCTCCCCACCATCAAGTACGCTCTTGATAAGGGTGCTTCCGTTGTTCTCGCTTCTCACCTGGGCCGCCCCAACGGTGAAGTGAACCCCAAGTTCACTCTCGCTCCGGTTGCTAAGAAGCTCGAAGAACTCATCGGCAAGCCGGTTAAGTTCCTCTCTGATTGCGTTGGTGCAGAAGTTGAAGCTGCTTGCGCTGCTGCAAAGCCGGGTGACATCATCCTCCTCGAAAACCTCCGCTTCCACATCGAAGAAGAAGGCAAGCGTAAGATCAAGAACGCTGACGGCACCGAAGAAAAGATCAAGGCTGACAAGGAAGCTGTCAAGGCATTCCGCGCTTCTCTCACCAAGCTCGCCGACGTTTATGTCAACGACGCTTTCGGTACCGCACACCGCGCTCACTCCTCCATGGCTGGTGTTGAACTTCCGCAGCGTGCTGCTGGCTTCCTCATGAACAAGGAACTCAAGGCATTTGACGCTGTTCTCAACAACCCCCCGCGTCCGTTCCTGGCTATCCTCGGCGGTGCTAAGGTTGCTGACAAGATCCAGCTCATCAACAACCTCCTGGACAAGGCCGACAAGATCATCATCGGCGGTGGCATGGCATTCACCTTCAAGAAGGTTCTGAACAACATCGAAATCGGTTCTTCTCTGTTTGACGAAGAAGGCGCAAAGCTGGTTCCGGAACTCATTGCCAAGGCTAAGGCTGCCGGCAAGGAAATCATCCTCCCGGTTGACTACGTTGCTGCTGACAAGTTCGCTGCTGACGCTGCTACCAAGGCTGTTTCTGACGCTGAAGGTATCCCCGCTGGCTGGATGGGTCTGGACGTTGGTGCAGAATCCACCAAGCTCTTCGTTGACGCTATCAAGTCCTCCAAGACCATCGTTTGGAACGGTCCTGCAGGCGTGTTTGAATTCGAAGCTTTCGAAAAGGCAACCAAGGCTATGGCTGACGCTATCGTCGAAGCTACCGCAGCTGGCGCAATCACCGTGATCGGTGGTGGCGATACCGCTACTGCAGCTAAGAAGTACGGCGCAGACAAGAAGGTCACCCACACCTCTACCGGTGGTGGCGCTTCTCTCGAATTGCTCGAAGGTAAGGAATTGCCGGGCGTCGCCTTCTTGAGCGATAAGTAA
- the hisH gene encoding imidazole glycerol phosphate synthase subunit HisH: MSIIVVDYNAGNLTSVMNAMERIGADAVSSRDPEVIAKADRLIFPGVGAAASAMETLTTTGIGDAIKTVVNAGNPVLGICIGCQIILEESEEDGGVKTLGLIPGKAVRFKDEPGLKIPHMGWNQVNFTREHPIMKGIRSGCDFYYVHSYHPVVPAEYSFAETTYGTQTFQGLIGKDNLIASQFHQEKSGDVGLAMLKNFCDWKI; encoded by the coding sequence ATGTCTATTATCGTAGTCGACTACAATGCAGGTAACTTGACTTCCGTGATGAACGCTATGGAACGTATCGGCGCTGATGCTGTTTCCAGTCGTGATCCCGAGGTGATCGCCAAGGCGGACCGCCTGATTTTCCCGGGCGTTGGCGCTGCGGCTTCTGCCATGGAAACCTTGACTACTACGGGTATCGGGGATGCTATCAAGACGGTGGTGAATGCCGGCAATCCTGTTCTTGGCATTTGCATTGGCTGCCAGATCATTCTGGAAGAATCTGAAGAAGATGGCGGCGTCAAGACTTTGGGGCTGATTCCTGGTAAGGCTGTGCGCTTTAAGGATGAACCGGGCCTGAAGATTCCCCACATGGGCTGGAACCAGGTGAACTTCACCCGCGAGCATCCCATTATGAAGGGCATCCGCAGCGGTTGCGACTTTTACTATGTGCATTCCTACCATCCGGTGGTGCCTGCAGAATACAGCTTCGCAGAAACTACCTACGGCACCCAGACTTTCCAGGGTCTGATCGGTAAGGACAACCTGATCGCTTCCCAGTTCCATCAGGAAAAGAGTGGCGACGTTGGACTTGCCATGCTGAAGAACTTCTGCGACTGGAAAATCTAA
- a CDS encoding TIGR02147 family protein, with translation MKPITEYQDYRCYMQDFYDERKRTSSFTWREYARLAGFTSPTYLKLVCENKSSLSELGVEKVAAAMSLGGFELVYFRYLVRFNQAKDDETKKSAFASMRNIAEANKIRVVDGDAFSYFESWKNPVLRELVAMMPGATPEAVAAMCWQPVTADEVRSSLNFMVRVGILQQQSENVYVQTDKALIGQSEVMPLAVRSMHREMAGFAQKSIDEFDPKDRNITGVTMGVDRDAYEQIVRELEACRRKIVAIANMSKKPNQVYRLNLQMFPLSKEVPEGDH, from the coding sequence ATGAAGCCAATCACGGAGTATCAAGACTATCGCTGCTATATGCAGGATTTCTATGATGAACGTAAGCGAACCAGTTCGTTTACGTGGCGTGAGTATGCCCGTTTGGCAGGATTCACATCGCCGACCTACTTGAAGTTGGTTTGCGAAAACAAGAGTAGCCTAAGTGAGCTGGGGGTGGAAAAGGTTGCCGCCGCCATGAGTCTGGGTGGCTTTGAACTGGTTTATTTCCGCTACTTGGTGCGGTTCAACCAGGCGAAGGACGACGAGACGAAGAAGAGTGCCTTCGCAAGCATGCGGAACATCGCCGAGGCAAATAAGATCCGTGTAGTGGATGGCGATGCTTTCTCTTATTTTGAATCTTGGAAAAATCCTGTATTGCGTGAACTGGTGGCCATGATGCCGGGTGCTACTCCCGAGGCTGTTGCTGCAATGTGCTGGCAGCCTGTTACTGCTGATGAAGTCCGTAGTTCCTTGAACTTTATGGTCCGGGTGGGTATCCTCCAACAGCAATCCGAGAACGTGTATGTTCAGACGGACAAAGCCTTGATTGGACAATCTGAGGTAATGCCGTTGGCCGTGCGTTCCATGCATCGTGAAATGGCGGGCTTTGCCCAGAAGTCTATTGATGAATTTGATCCGAAGGATCGTAACATCACGGGTGTTACCATGGGTGTTGACCGTGATGCCTACGAACAGATTGTGCGTGAACTGGAAGCCTGCAGACGAAAGATTGTGGCTATTGCAAATATGAGCAAGAAGCCTAATCAGGTCTATCGTTTGAACTTGCAGATGTTCCCGCTTTCTAAGGAGGTCCCCGAAGGGGATCACTAG
- the rph gene encoding ribonuclease PH produces the protein MTYERTDRKFDEYRNLKMTTGFISSADGSVLIEMGRTRVICNATLLPKVPDWLAGRGTGWITAEYSLLPQSTGKRVERERKGASGRTQEIQRLVGRSLRGAANLAALGENAIVIDCDVIEADGGTRTASIIGGFVALAIALKKIKARLGLTEQILQHGITAISVGVVDGKPLCDLCYVEDSAADVDMNVVMQDAQNFIEVQGTGEHASFDRKMLNTLLDLGENACKDIYKKQMELIGGELP, from the coding sequence ATGACTTACGAACGTACTGACAGAAAATTTGACGAATACAGAAACCTGAAGATGACCACGGGCTTTATCAGTTCCGCTGATGGTTCCGTCCTTATCGAGATGGGCCGCACCCGCGTCATCTGCAACGCAACGCTCCTCCCGAAAGTTCCGGACTGGCTGGCTGGCCGCGGTACTGGCTGGATTACCGCAGAATATTCCCTGCTCCCCCAGAGCACCGGCAAGCGTGTGGAACGCGAACGTAAAGGCGCCAGCGGTCGCACTCAGGAAATCCAGCGTCTGGTGGGCCGCTCCCTCCGTGGCGCCGCCAATCTCGCCGCCCTGGGCGAGAACGCAATCGTCATCGATTGCGACGTCATCGAAGCTGACGGCGGCACTAGAACCGCAAGCATCATCGGCGGTTTCGTCGCTCTCGCAATCGCCCTCAAGAAGATTAAGGCTCGTCTCGGTCTCACCGAACAAATCCTCCAGCACGGCATTACCGCAATCTCCGTTGGCGTCGTGGACGGCAAGCCCCTCTGTGACCTCTGCTATGTGGAAGATTCCGCAGCCGACGTAGACATGAACGTCGTCATGCAGGACGCCCAGAACTTCATCGAAGTCCAGGGCACCGGCGAACACGCAAGCTTTGACCGCAAGATGCTGAACACCCTTCTCGATCTCGGCGAAAACGCCTGCAAGGACATCTACAAGAAACAGATGGAACTCATCGGCGGCGAGTTACCTTAA
- a CDS encoding DUF4405 domain-containing protein → MKKLYVVNLLLAVVAIVMLASSILIEVLHGADWLGMANHFWVALHAIFGILMAILVFAHLRLNWARVSAWLTRFKKSSNKVTKALVILSIVAFISGFAAIFTFFTSGHGPVGGIHGKLALVFLIIGIGHFIKRIKWYFKK, encoded by the coding sequence ATGAAAAAGCTTTACGTAGTGAATCTTCTTCTCGCGGTTGTTGCAATCGTAATGCTAGCCAGTTCCATCCTCATAGAAGTTCTTCATGGTGCCGATTGGCTGGGCATGGCAAATCATTTTTGGGTTGCTCTCCACGCAATATTCGGCATCCTCATGGCAATTCTGGTCTTTGCCCATCTGCGTTTGAACTGGGCCAGAGTTTCTGCATGGCTTACCCGATTCAAGAAAAGTTCCAACAAAGTGACCAAGGCTTTGGTTATTCTAAGCATTGTCGCCTTTATCAGTGGCTTCGCCGCTATCTTTACATTTTTCACCAGCGGCCACGGCCCTGTAGGCGGAATCCACGGGAAACTAGCGCTAGTATTTTTAATCATCGGTATCGGGCACTTTATCAAGCGCATCAAATGGTATTTTAAGAAATAG
- the pheA gene encoding prephenate dehydratase yields the protein MKKIAFQGRKGAYSDCAAHYLFGEDIETLPMDTFEEIYQAIENGEADGGAIPIENSTAGSIEANYDLLYKWRHRIVGEVMLRIEHTLCVMPGVKVEDLKRVYSHPQALAQCSKFFAENPQIKAVPAFDTAGSAEELAARGNRDEGAIASAYAAKIYNLDILKAGLENLRGTNFTRFYAIQKTPADFAETEGAKTTLLLELAHSDSVGALYNVLGCFAKRGINLTRCESRPHPDKPWEYIFHISFEANVSDPRAKEALAELKNYTSFVYILGTFKKGVVETLKY from the coding sequence ATGAAGAAAATTGCATTCCAAGGCCGTAAGGGCGCATACAGTGATTGCGCAGCCCACTACCTGTTTGGCGAAGACATCGAAACTTTGCCTATGGACACCTTCGAGGAAATTTACCAGGCAATTGAAAATGGTGAAGCCGACGGCGGTGCAATTCCCATCGAAAATTCCACTGCAGGTTCCATCGAGGCTAACTACGACTTGCTTTACAAGTGGCGCCACCGCATTGTAGGCGAAGTGATGCTCCGTATCGAGCACACCCTCTGCGTCATGCCCGGCGTGAAGGTTGAAGATCTGAAGCGAGTCTACAGCCACCCCCAGGCTCTGGCACAATGTTCCAAGTTCTTCGCAGAAAATCCCCAGATCAAGGCAGTCCCCGCATTTGATACCGCAGGCTCCGCAGAGGAACTTGCTGCTCGCGGGAACCGTGACGAAGGCGCCATCGCCAGCGCATACGCCGCAAAGATTTACAATCTGGATATTCTGAAGGCAGGTCTGGAAAATCTCCGCGGTACAAACTTCACCCGCTTCTACGCCATCCAGAAAACTCCCGCAGACTTCGCCGAAACGGAAGGCGCCAAGACAACGCTCCTGCTGGAGCTGGCCCATTCTGATTCCGTAGGCGCACTCTATAACGTTCTGGGCTGTTTCGCCAAGCGTGGCATCAACTTGACCCGCTGCGAAAGCCGTCCCCATCCGGACAAGCCTTGGGAATACATCTTCCACATCTCCTTCGAAGCAAACGTCAGCGACCCGAGAGCAAAGGAAGCTCTGGCCGAACTGAAGAACTACACCAGCTTTGTCTACATTCTGGGAACCTTCAAGAAGGGCGTCGTGGAAACGTTGAAATATTAA
- a CDS encoding C40 family peptidase, producing MANLWKKSGLAALALFLSIVMLTSCSFPTRTGYSRKLGAYKPVPTVQKQEPTQASASATTPAAQASDSTKVAKAANPATQPAPKKSTAPAKQQTKASGGKKYSTLKEYTDSWKGTKYVYGGSSRKGTDCSGYIMNVFRDFYGVSLDHKAAAIYKDTRFTQVSRSSLKEGDLVFFGDFWGISHIGVYLSDGNFSHASTSKGVMISNLEEKYFDSRYKGARRLIR from the coding sequence ATGGCGAATCTTTGGAAGAAATCAGGACTGGCAGCACTTGCGCTGTTCCTAAGCATTGTAATGCTTACGTCCTGTTCCTTCCCCACTCGTACAGGTTATAGCCGCAAGCTGGGCGCCTACAAGCCCGTTCCCACCGTACAAAAACAGGAACCCACCCAGGCAAGCGCGTCTGCCACAACACCAGCAGCACAAGCCAGCGACTCTACGAAAGTAGCCAAGGCCGCAAATCCCGCCACACAGCCTGCCCCCAAGAAATCTACGGCACCCGCCAAGCAACAAACGAAAGCTAGCGGTGGCAAGAAGTACTCCACCCTCAAGGAATACACGGACAGCTGGAAAGGCACTAAGTACGTCTACGGCGGATCCAGCCGCAAGGGCACGGATTGCTCCGGCTACATCATGAACGTGTTCCGAGACTTCTACGGAGTCTCCCTGGACCACAAGGCCGCCGCCATTTACAAGGACACCCGATTTACCCAGGTGAGCCGCAGTTCCCTAAAGGAAGGGGACCTTGTTTTCTTCGGCGACTTCTGGGGCATCAGCCACATTGGCGTCTACCTGAGCGACGGAAACTTCTCCCATGCCAGCACCAGCAAGGGCGTCATGATTTCCAATCTTGAAGAAAAGTATTTCGATTCCCGCTATAAGGGAGCCCGCCGATTGATCCGCTAG
- the bioB gene encoding biotin synthase BioB: protein MSFVQELKNKILNEDYVTTREDAIKLLDADLDELTAAANEIREKLHGNDFDFCSIVNARSGRCSENCKYCAQSSFYHTGAPEYKLLSADEIVADAKKKEAAGIPRYSIVTSGRTLTNSDVEQISATIKRLKAETKLSVCLSSGLLNREQFDKLKAAGLTRFHNNLETYRSHFPDVCTTHTYDDKIGVLQNALAAGLEICSGGIMGLGETMEDRIDMCIDIRDLGVKSTPINVLNAIPGTPFENLPKVTNDEFCRIVAIYRFINPKAYLRLAGGRGVLGDYGEKAFKSGANATITDDMLTTAGVNNKTDFELVRKLGFEPHGFIG, encoded by the coding sequence ATGTCTTTCGTTCAGGAATTGAAGAACAAGATCTTAAATGAAGATTACGTCACCACTCGTGAAGACGCAATCAAATTGCTAGATGCAGATCTGGACGAACTGACCGCAGCCGCCAACGAAATTCGCGAAAAACTTCACGGAAACGATTTTGATTTCTGCTCTATCGTCAACGCACGAAGTGGCCGCTGCTCCGAAAACTGCAAGTACTGCGCACAGTCCAGCTTCTACCACACAGGCGCTCCGGAATACAAGCTTCTCAGCGCCGACGAAATCGTAGCCGACGCAAAAAAGAAGGAAGCCGCAGGTATCCCCCGCTATTCCATCGTTACCTCCGGCCGCACCCTCACTAATAGCGACGTGGAGCAGATTTCCGCAACCATCAAGCGACTGAAGGCAGAAACCAAGCTTTCCGTCTGTCTCAGCAGCGGCCTTCTAAACCGCGAACAGTTTGATAAGCTGAAGGCTGCAGGCCTTACCCGCTTCCACAACAATCTGGAAACTTACCGCAGTCACTTCCCCGACGTTTGCACCACCCACACTTACGACGACAAGATCGGGGTACTGCAAAACGCATTGGCCGCAGGTCTTGAAATCTGCAGTGGTGGCATCATGGGTCTTGGCGAAACCATGGAAGACCGCATTGACATGTGCATCGACATTCGCGATCTGGGCGTAAAGTCCACGCCCATCAACGTTTTGAACGCCATCCCGGGCACACCCTTCGAAAACCTTCCCAAGGTGACCAACGACGAGTTCTGCAGAATCGTCGCCATCTATCGCTTTATCAATCCCAAGGCTTACCTCCGCTTAGCAGGAGGTCGCGGCGTTCTGGGTGACTACGGCGAAAAGGCCTTCAAGAGCGGCGCCAACGCCACCATCACCGATGACATGCTCACCACCGCCGGCGTAAACAACAAGACCGACTTTGAATTAGTCCGCAAGCTGGGTTTTGAACCCCACGGTTTCATCGGCTAA